In one window of Bos mutus isolate GX-2022 chromosome 13, NWIPB_WYAK_1.1, whole genome shotgun sequence DNA:
- the SMIM26 gene encoding small integral membrane protein 26, protein MDESEQGPYYTPQDASGANAGSGCPRRLFIGGGGGDAQTGRPAFTRDSEECGLRGGVMRPAQALRWYRRMSVVYGLGAWTLLGSLIFLSQKKSKPPGDKVEQKDASRNELSEPPQGFYVETIVTYREDFVPVTARIINYLKSWTSGPGPKS, encoded by the exons ATGGACGAGTCTGAGCAAg GTCCGTACTACACGCCCCAGGATGCATCGGGGGCCAACGCCGGAAGCGGCTGCCCAAGGCGGCTCTTCATTGGAGGCGGCGGCGGTGACGCGCAGACCGGAAGGCCCGCCTTCACCCGAGACTCGGAGGAGTGTGGTCTACGCGGCGGTGTCATGCGGCCGGCGCAAGCCCTTCGTTGGTACCGGCGGATGTCAGTCGTTTACGGACTGGGCGCCTGGACCCTGCTGGGCTCCTTGATTTTTTTGAGTCAGAAAAAGAGCAAGCCGCCAG gtgaTAAAGTAGAACAAAAGGATGCCTCAAGAAACGAACTATCTGAGCCCCCACAAGGCTTTTATGTGGAAACGATTGTCACATATAGAGAAGATTTTGTTCCAGTTACTGCCAGGATCATCAATTATTTGAAATCATGGACTAGTGGCCCTGGACCAAAATCATGA